The stretch of DNA CCGTCGGGGGTGCGGAAGGAGACCATCGGCGGCGCCCCCATGTCATCCGGTGCAAAGGCCATCAGGAACGGCCGCAGCCGATCGAGGCTGACGAGCCCGGTGGCGGCGTCTCGCTGGGTTAGCTCCAGCCGGACCCGGACACCCTCCAGCATGACCCAGCCTGGCACGACCGCGTCGCCGAAAACGAGCCAGTCCCACCCGGTCTCCTGCAGTACCGCCAGGACGGCTGACCGTACCTCCTCCAGACTCCCTCGGCCTGACCGGATCTTCAGGTGCCGGGCGCGGGCAACCGCGTCGGCGAACTCATCCAGCGTCACCGGCCCTTCCAGGCGGCGCAACGCCTGTATCACCGTCCGGCGAAACGCAGAACGCCCCATCCTCCTCCACCCTATCCGTGGCGCCCGGCCCGTTCAGCGCTCTGGCAGCAGCCTCCTCAGATTGCGCTTGCGCCCGTGGCTCGCCCGCAGTGCCGTCAAATACTCCCTGAAGTCCTCCTCCCGTCCCATCCGCCCCATGAGCCCCCGTATCCGTTTCACCAGTTCGGCGGCCTCTTCATAGGCCGCGTTATGCGTTTGCGCGATCAGCAGCTCCGCACACGCCTGGTAGACCTTCACCGCATCACCGGGATGCTCACGTTCTCGCCGGGACGCCAGTTCGAGCCACAGTCCCTGGGGACACGCGTCCCGCCGTGCCCGCTCCCAGGCTTCCTCCACGAGCCCCTCCGCCAGCAGGATGCGGACCAACTCCACACTCCCGCCCCAGGAATCGGTAAACACCGGCCACCCTGCATCGAAAGCCACCCGCCGACGCGCCCCGGCGCCGTCAGCCGCACCCAACCTCTCCCGAGCAACCTTCAGCGCCCGGTCTCGCCACTCAAACCATTGCCCGCCCCTCTCCGCATGCTTGCGGAGTTCTTGATAGGCCCTGAATCCCGGCGTCTCGGCAAACGCCGCCCACACCAGGGCCACAGCGTCATCGTGCCGCCCCAAGCGGTGATACTCGTCCGCCACGAAGTCTCGCAGGCGCCAATCCTTGCCAAACGTCCTGAGGCCGGCTTCCGCCCACTCCAGGGCCTTTTCCGGACGCCCCGCATGCCGGTAAGTTTCGGCTATGTTGAGATAGCGGGCGGGAGTCGACAGATCCCGGCGCTTCACCGCCACGAGCGCCTCGATGTCGCCCGAAAGCTCGGCCAGTTCTTCCATGACGGTGACGAGCCGATACCGGTCGGGGAAGCCGGCGACGTCTTTATCCCCGGGCCCCAAGGCCGGCACCTGCTCCCACTGCACCCTCGCGAGACGCTGATACTCCTCCAGGCCGGCCTCGCCGAGCACGTCCGCGTACGCCTTCGGCGAGCCGAATGCCGTGTAACCACCGCCTCGCATCGCCCCCTCGAACAGGCGCCGGGCAAGCTGGACCGGATCCGGCCGGGCGATCATGCATGCCGTGTGGTGGATCCGCTGGAGGCGGTCGAGTTCGTCGCCCAGGACGCCGTCGGAATCGTCGACGTATTCGAGGGCGCGCTCGCTATCCCGCAGGGCCCGCTCTGCCACCTCGATGACCACGCCCGCGTGATCCTCGTCGCACAGCCTGGTCATCTCATCAACGAGATGGCCCAGCTGCCGCGCCAGGTCGGTCGCCGAGGCGTCCCCCCGTCCGGGGTAGGGACCGAACAGTTCGTCGACGGCCCGGTGGAGCGTTGCAGCGACCCGTTGAGGCAGCAACTGCCGGGAGGCCTCGAACCGCAGTTGGCGCAACAGGTGACCGTCACGCAGGGCGACCGTCAGGATCAGGTCGACGAGCCGGGTTTTGTCCAATCCGGAAAGGTAGGCGGCCACGTCGGGCAGGTCGACGGGGTCGTTCCTTTTTTCAGACTGCCTCTCACCACCTCCCCGGGGAACCCGGTCAGCCGTGACCTCCGCGTTCTGACCCTGTTCCATGACGGCAAGCCCCGCGGCCACGC from Bacillota bacterium encodes:
- a CDS encoding DUF6880 family protein: MKRPRLHQADRPNLADVLSVKLLQEMAGAGAFERGKAYFDQGRVVSLDVDRWLATAQVEGNELYRVRLWVDGTLLQFHCTCPAYEDGWFCKHCVAAGLAVMEQGQNAEVTADRVPRGGGERQSEKRNDPVDLPDVAAYLSGLDKTRLVDLILTVALRDGHLLRQLRFEASRQLLPQRVAATLHRAVDELFGPYPGRGDASATDLARQLGHLVDEMTRLCDEDHAGVVIEVAERALRDSERALEYVDDSDGVLGDELDRLQRIHHTACMIARPDPVQLARRLFEGAMRGGGYTAFGSPKAYADVLGEAGLEEYQRLARVQWEQVPALGPGDKDVAGFPDRYRLVTVMEELAELSGDIEALVAVKRRDLSTPARYLNIAETYRHAGRPEKALEWAEAGLRTFGKDWRLRDFVADEYHRLGRHDDAVALVWAAFAETPGFRAYQELRKHAERGGQWFEWRDRALKVARERLGAADGAGARRRVAFDAGWPVFTDSWGGSVELVRILLAEGLVEEAWERARRDACPQGLWLELASRREREHPGDAVKVYQACAELLIAQTHNAAYEEAAELVKRIRGLMGRMGREEDFREYLTALRASHGRKRNLRRLLPER